The sequence AGAGCCACTTGCTCCGTCATCTTACGAACAAGAGCCGACGCAAACGACTGAGCAAAACCAAGAACCAGTTGTTGATCTTCCTTGGGAAGAGGTAACAGAAGAAGAACCTGTACATCCAGACCAAGACGTAGCTGCATTCCAAAACATTGTTTCTGAAGCACAAGCAAACATGGCTGCAGCGCAAAACCCGTTCCTCGTTCAGCAAGATGTTAACTTGCCTAAACCTGCAGAACCATTGCCAACACTTGAGCTGTTGTTCCATCCTGAAAAGCGTGAAACCTTCATTGATCGTGATGCGCTCGAAGCAATCGCTCGTTTGGTTGAATCTAAATTAGCCGATTACAAAATCAAAGCTGATGTGGTTGATATTTTCCCTGGTCCAGTTATCACTCGATTCGAGTTAGACCTTGCTCCGGGTGTGAAAGTAAGTCGAATTTCTGGTCTTTCAATGGACTTAGCACGCTCACTTTCTGCATTGGCAGTGCGTGTCGTAGAGGTAATACCGGGCAAACCTTATGTTGGTTTAGAACTACCTAACATGAGCCGTCAAACGGTGTTCTTCTCTGATGTGGTTGCTAGCCCTCAGTTCCAAGAAGCGAAATCACCAACAACGGTTGTTCTAGGACAAGACATTGCAGGTGAAGCGGTTATTGCTGACCTATCGAAAATGCCACACGTTCTTGTCGCAGGTACGACCGGTTCTGGTAAGTCGGTGGGTGTGAACGTGATGATCTTGAGTATGCTTTACAAGGCATCACCTGAAGACGTTCGTTTCATCATGATTGACCCGAAAATGTTGGAATTGTCTATCTATGAGGGTATTCCACATCTATTGTCTGAAGTCGTTACCGACATGAAAGATGCGTCTAACGCCCTTCGTTGGTGTGTAGGCGAAATGGAGCGTCGTTATAAGCTGATGTCGGCGCTTGGTGTTCGTAACATCAAAGGCTACAACGACAAATTGAAGATGGCCGCGGAAGCTGGTCACCCAATTCATGACCCATTGTGGAAGCCGGGCGACAGCATGGCCCCTGAAGCGCCATTGTTGGAAAAACTGCCTTACATCGTGGTTGTCGTCGATGAATTCGCTGATTTAATCATGGTAGTGGGCAAGAAAGTTGAAGAATTGATTGCTCGTTTAGCGCAGAAAGCGCGTGCTGCTGGTGTCCACTTGATCTTAGCCACTCAACGTCCTTCGGTGGATGTTATTACGGGTCTGATTAAAGCAAACATCCCGACACGTGTTGCCTTTACCGTATCGACCAAAACGGACTCTCGAACCATTCTTGACCAAGGTGGTGCAGAGTCACTGCTTGGTATGGGTGATATGTTGTACTTACCACCGGGTTCAAGCCACACAACTCGTGTACATGGCGCATTTGCATCTGATGATGATGTTCACGCGGTCGTGAATAACTGGAAAGCACGCGGTAAGCCAAACTATATTGAAGAGATTACTAACGGCGACCAAACCCCAGAAACACTATTGCCGGGTGAGAAGATGGAAGGCGATGAAGAAGTCGATCCTCTGTTTGATCAAGTTGTCGAACACGTGGTTCATTCACGTCGTGGTTCAGTTTCTGGCGTGCAACGTCGATTCAAGATTGGCTACAACCGTGCCGCACGAATTGTCGAGCAATTAGAGGCTCAAGGTATTGTAAGTGCTCCAGGACATAACGGTAATCGAGAAGTATTGGCGCCAGCGCCTCCAAAAGATTAGTTCCAATAGGAACTCATAACTATTCAGTCGGTCAAAACCAAAACATGACCGACTTATACCAATCGTAGTAAATAACTGGTCACCCTAGCTGGTTAAAACGCTCGATAACTGCGTTATAATTTTTGATTGTAGAATAACTACTTATCAAAAAATTACGCCTTGTTCTCAAGCCTTTTCCCGACGATATTTCTGATCACTTACTTACTGTGATTGGTATTATGATTTAACAGGACTATTGATGAAAAAAGTATTCGCACTTTTATTTATGAGCTTCTCAGTATTTGCTTCTCCGAAAGAAGAGTTGAGTAGCCGCTTGTCGCTGAATGCAGGCTTCAGCGCTGACTTCAAGCAAGTCGTAACCAGCCCTGACGGTGATGTTGTGATGGAAGGTGAGGGTACGGTAGAGATTGCACGCCCTAGCTTATTCCGTTGGGAAACCACTTTCCCTGATGAAAACCTATTGGTATCTGATGGCCAAAGCTTGTGGTACTACAGCCCGTTCATTGAGCAAGTGAGCATTTACTGGCAAGAACAAGCCACATCACAAACGCCTTTTGTATTGCTGACTCGTAACCAAGAAAGTGATTGGGACAACTACAACGTCGCGCAAACGGGTAACCAATTTACGCTAACGCCAACGGCAGTGGATTCTAATCAAGGCGATTTCCAGATTAACATCACCGAGAAAGGCATTGTTCAGGGCTTTAATGTGATTGAACAAGACGGCCAAAAAGGTGAGTTTACCTTTAACAATGTTGATTTAGGTAAACCTGCTGCAGACCGCTTTACTTTTGTGGCGCCGGAAGGTGTCGAGGTCGACGACCAAAGAAACTGATCCAAACTGGCAGATCGTTTGGTAGTAAGTCGATAGGCATTGATGCCATCAACGAATCAAGAGATTGCAATTGAGTAATTACAGCTTAGATTTTGCAGGGGACGAAGATTTTCGTCCCCTTGCTGCTCGTATGAGACCTGAAACTGTTGAACAGTACATCGGTCAGCAGCATATATTAGGTCCAGGTAAACCCCTTCGCCGAGCGTTGGAAGCGGGCCATATCCACTCCATGATTTTATGGGGGCCTCCGGGCACCGGTAAAACCACGCTGGCAGAAGTGGCGGCAAATTACGCCAATGCAGAAGTTGAGCGCGTATCAGCGGTGACGTCGGGTGTAAAAGACATTCGTATCGCCATTGAAAAAGCGCGTGAGAACAAGCAAGCAGGGCGTAGAACGATTCTATTTGTGGACGAAGTCCATCGCTTTAACAAAAGTCAGCAAGATGCGTTCTTACCTCATATCGAAGATGGCACGGTTACGTTTATCGGTGCGACTACAGAAAACCCTTCTTTTGAATTGAATAACGCTTTGTTGTCGCGTGCGCGTGTCTACAAACTGACTTCTCTCAATACAGATGATATCGCCCTCGTCATTCGCCAAGCGATCGAAGATAAACAGCGCGGGTTGGGTGATGTGACGGCTGATTTTGCTGATAACGTTCTAGATCGCCTAGCTGAACTGGTCAACGGTGACGCTCGTATGTCGCTCAACTATCTTGAGTTGCTGTATGACATGGCAGAAGACAACGATAAGGGCGAGAAAGCGATAACGTTGCAGTTGTTAGCTGAAGTGGCTGGTGAGAAGGTTGCTCGTTTCGATAACAAGGGTGATATTTGGTACGACCTAATCTCCGCCGTTCACAAGTCGATTCGAGGCTCTAATCCCGATGCTGCGTTGTATTGGTCGGCGCGAATGATTGCAGCGGGTTGTGACCCTTTGTATATCGTGAGACGTTTGCTGGCGATTGCTTCTGAAGATATTGGTAATGCTGATCCAAGAGCAATGCAGGTCGCAATGTCGGCTTGGGATTGCTTCACACGTATTGGCCCAGCAGAAGGGGAGCGTGCGATTGCTCAGGCGGTTGTCTATTTAGCGTGTGCACCTAAGAGTAATGCCGTTTACACCGCTTGGAAGCAAGCCTTAACGGACGCACACAATCTCCCTGAATATGAAGTGCCGCATCATTTGCGAAATGCACCCACAACTTTGATGAAGGACATGGGCTACGGGCAAGAATACCGTTATGCTCATGACGAACCAGGTGCCTACGCGGCTGGAGAAAAGTATTTACCGCCTGAAATGGGCGAAACACAATACTATTTCCCAACAAAACGAGGCTTAGAGACCAAAATTGGCGAGAAGCTAGATTATCTGGCGGATTTGGACGCAAAAAGCCCACAAAAACGCTATGAAAAGTAGTCTTTTTTGGATATCGTTACCTAGTCATAAAATTTATATTAAATCGTTAAAAATTGGTCGAAATAGCACCAGTTTTAGGGGTTTAGCAGTGATTCAGTAGCAAATTACTGAATATTCAAATAACTAAAGCATAGGATTAGCAATGCTGGATTCTAAATTACTTCGAGCTGAGCTGGATGAAACAGCGGCAAAATTAGCACGTCGAGGCTTCGCCCTTGATGTAGAGACAATTCGTGAACTTGAAGAAAAACGTAAGTCCCTTCAGATGAAAACTGAAGAGCTACAAGCGTTACGTAACTCTCGATCGAAGTCCATTGGTCAAGCGAAAGCAAAAGGCGACCATGAAGAAGCTGAGCGTATCCTTGCAGAAGTAGGCAACTTAGGCGCAGAACTAGACCAAGCTAAAGTAACATTGGCTGAGCTTCAATCTGAGCTAGAAACGATCACAATGTCGATTCCTAACCTTCCTGACGCAGAAGTGCCAGATGGTAAAGATGAAGACGACAACGTAGAAGTTTCTCGTTGGGGTCAACCTAAGACTTACGACTTCGAAGTGAAAGATCACGTAGATCTTGGCGAAATGTCTGGCGGTCTTGATTTTGCTAGCGCAGTTAAAATCTCTGGTTCTCGTTTCATCGTGATGAAAGGCAAATTCGCACGTCTACACCGTGCTATTGCTCAGTTCATGCTAGACCTTCACACTGATGAGCACGGCTACACAGAAATGTACGTACCGTACTTAGTGAACCACGATAGCCTCTACGGTACTGGTCAACTTCCTAAGTTCGGCGAAGACTTGTTCCACACAAGCCCGCTAACTGAGCAAGTAAGTGATGTACCGCTTAAGACGCTATCGCTTATCCCTACTGCGGAAGTACCGGTAACGAACATGGTTCGTGACACGATTACTGATGAAGCTGAACTGCCACTTAAGATGACAGCTCACACTCCATGTTTCCGTTCTGAAGCGGGTTCTTACGGTCGTGACACTCGTGGTCTTATCCGTATGCACCAATTCGACAAAGTTGAATTAGTACAAATCACTAAGCCAGAAGACTCAATGGCAGCGCTTGAAGAGCTAACAGGTCACGCTGAGAAAGTACTTCAACTTCTAGAGCTTCCTTACCGTAAAGTGATTCTATGTACTGGTGATATGGGCTTCGGTTCTGCGAAAACTTACGACTTAGAAGTCTGGGTTCCAGCACAAGAGACATACCGTGAAATCTCTTCTTGTTCAAACATGTGGGATTTCCAAGCACGTCGTATGCAAGCTCGTTTCCGTCGTAAAGGCGAGAAGAAACCTGAACTTGTACACACGCTAAACGGTTCTGGTCTTGCTGTTGGTCGTACTATGGTTGCTATTCTTGAGAACAACCAAGAAGCAGATGGCCGTATTGCTATCCCAGCAGTACTTCAGCCATACATGGGCGGCGTAACGCACATCGGTTAATGCCAATTTAGGTTAATCAAATTTAGATTAATCTGATTTGCCAAAATATTTAAAAGGCTTTGCTGTAATGGCAAAGCCTTTTTTGTATGTGGCCGTTGTAAAACAGAAGCTACATATAAGCAAAACTTGGGTTATTTACTTCATCGGCTTGCTTACATGCTAGATCGGCTTGTTTACAGGCTAATAGCGCTTTTCGGTAATAGTTTTGATAGTTGTTTTTTGTCAGCTCATCCATCGTATAAAGCTGGGTGATCACTTCATCACATTGCTTGATGATAGTAATCACTTGCTTAGCGCCCATTGAATCTGGCCAAATAACAGAAAGCAGTTTTACGATGTTCATACATACGTTCTTGATCATCGGGCAACGCCTGTGAATATCTAAGTAAGCCACGAGCACTAATTTATAATCTGATTGCCCCTGCTTAATACTGATGTTCTTCTCTTTAAGCCATTCCATCTTTTCTGAGTTACGATTTTTCATCTCAGCACACATCGTTATTTGACTGGAAACAACAGTCTCGTTTGCTGTTTTGATAAT is a genomic window of Vibrio sp. FE10 containing:
- a CDS encoding DNA translocase FtsK 4TM domain-containing protein, encoding MFKQSSNKVETIIKTSEEPQSPRLNGSQRLKECSLILGVLFSILLAVALLTFSPADPSWSQTAWGGDIQNAGGYLGAWLADTLFFVFGSLAYPLPILVTVAAWVLFRKRNEDEQIDFMLWGTRLLGLTVLILTSCGLADINFDDIWYFSSGGVVGDVLTSLALPTLNVLGSTLVLLFLWGAGFTLLTGISWLSIVEWLGECAIKLFTSAVNKARGEDQELLEPQLRESADRDLIEERQQHQEPTYRDVPAIEDNKESTEQDQLDPALSFSATNDSSDAANALDNTASPKRHYNIHMPVDAPTKQEAPIQEQPQHVEQEPIPAAPAYQAPEEPLEEGVERSKQLNATIEQLENAAMYEDDLAEQEQVDAHESQIAYQQYMQNEQPAVNPTETVVESAEPVMDSSPEINNEFDAEDVQPESLYASPMGEIEETPQEFSTPFETTEEQSFDPNSELDAEPIYNDEEPLAPSSYEQEPTQTTEQNQEPVVDLPWEEVTEEEPVHPDQDVAAFQNIVSEAQANMAAAQNPFLVQQDVNLPKPAEPLPTLELLFHPEKRETFIDRDALEAIARLVESKLADYKIKADVVDIFPGPVITRFELDLAPGVKVSRISGLSMDLARSLSALAVRVVEVIPGKPYVGLELPNMSRQTVFFSDVVASPQFQEAKSPTTVVLGQDIAGEAVIADLSKMPHVLVAGTTGSGKSVGVNVMILSMLYKASPEDVRFIMIDPKMLELSIYEGIPHLLSEVVTDMKDASNALRWCVGEMERRYKLMSALGVRNIKGYNDKLKMAAEAGHPIHDPLWKPGDSMAPEAPLLEKLPYIVVVVDEFADLIMVVGKKVEELIARLAQKARAAGVHLILATQRPSVDVITGLIKANIPTRVAFTVSTKTDSRTILDQGGAESLLGMGDMLYLPPGSSHTTRVHGAFASDDDVHAVVNNWKARGKPNYIEEITNGDQTPETLLPGEKMEGDEEVDPLFDQVVEHVVHSRRGSVSGVQRRFKIGYNRAARIVEQLEAQGIVSAPGHNGNREVLAPAPPKD
- the lolA gene encoding outer membrane lipoprotein chaperone LolA, which encodes MKKVFALLFMSFSVFASPKEELSSRLSLNAGFSADFKQVVTSPDGDVVMEGEGTVEIARPSLFRWETTFPDENLLVSDGQSLWYYSPFIEQVSIYWQEQATSQTPFVLLTRNQESDWDNYNVAQTGNQFTLTPTAVDSNQGDFQINITEKGIVQGFNVIEQDGQKGEFTFNNVDLGKPAADRFTFVAPEGVEVDDQRN
- a CDS encoding replication-associated recombination protein A, whose amino-acid sequence is MQLSNYSLDFAGDEDFRPLAARMRPETVEQYIGQQHILGPGKPLRRALEAGHIHSMILWGPPGTGKTTLAEVAANYANAEVERVSAVTSGVKDIRIAIEKARENKQAGRRTILFVDEVHRFNKSQQDAFLPHIEDGTVTFIGATTENPSFELNNALLSRARVYKLTSLNTDDIALVIRQAIEDKQRGLGDVTADFADNVLDRLAELVNGDARMSLNYLELLYDMAEDNDKGEKAITLQLLAEVAGEKVARFDNKGDIWYDLISAVHKSIRGSNPDAALYWSARMIAAGCDPLYIVRRLLAIASEDIGNADPRAMQVAMSAWDCFTRIGPAEGERAIAQAVVYLACAPKSNAVYTAWKQALTDAHNLPEYEVPHHLRNAPTTLMKDMGYGQEYRYAHDEPGAYAAGEKYLPPEMGETQYYFPTKRGLETKIGEKLDYLADLDAKSPQKRYEK
- the serS gene encoding serine--tRNA ligase — its product is MLDSKLLRAELDETAAKLARRGFALDVETIRELEEKRKSLQMKTEELQALRNSRSKSIGQAKAKGDHEEAERILAEVGNLGAELDQAKVTLAELQSELETITMSIPNLPDAEVPDGKDEDDNVEVSRWGQPKTYDFEVKDHVDLGEMSGGLDFASAVKISGSRFIVMKGKFARLHRAIAQFMLDLHTDEHGYTEMYVPYLVNHDSLYGTGQLPKFGEDLFHTSPLTEQVSDVPLKTLSLIPTAEVPVTNMVRDTITDEAELPLKMTAHTPCFRSEAGSYGRDTRGLIRMHQFDKVELVQITKPEDSMAALEELTGHAEKVLQLLELPYRKVILCTGDMGFGSAKTYDLEVWVPAQETYREISSCSNMWDFQARRMQARFRRKGEKKPELVHTLNGSGLAVGRTMVAILENNQEADGRIAIPAVLQPYMGGVTHIG